The Bubalus bubalis isolate 160015118507 breed Murrah chromosome 18, NDDB_SH_1, whole genome shotgun sequence genome contains a region encoding:
- the LOC102400817 gene encoding non-POU domain-containing octamer-binding protein-like gives MHWKALIEMEKQQQDQVDRNIKEAPEKLEMEMEAARHEHQVILMRQDLMRRQELRRMEELQNQEVQKRKQLELRQEEERRRCEEEMRR, from the coding sequence ATGCACTGGAAGGCACTTATTGAGATGgaaaagcagcagcaggaccaaGTGGACCGAAACATCAAGGAAGCTCCTGAGAAgctggagatggagatggaggcTGCTCGCCATGAGCACCAGGTCATTCTAATGAGGCAGGATTTGATGAGGCGTCAAGAACTTCGGAGGATGGAAGAGCTGCAGAATCAAGAAGTGCAAAAACGAAAGCAGCTGGAGctcaggcaggaggaggagcgCAGGCGCTGTGAGGAAGAGATGCGGCGGTAA